One genomic region from Uloborus diversus isolate 005 chromosome 2, Udiv.v.3.1, whole genome shotgun sequence encodes:
- the LOC129216218 gene encoding elongation of very long chain fatty acids protein AAEL008004-like isoform X2, with protein sequence MMEAWKHFTFELEPGDPIVQTWPFVRPDYLPFLLTASYLLFIKVLGPQLMKTRQPFGLRHLLIVYNFWIVIMYVGCVATAVSVAWIMYVLKYVEYADTIFFVLRKKFNQITNLHLIHHTLVPVAFWFALRTETCGFHIITGMINSIVHVIMYSYYGLTAIGPEVQKYLWWKKYLTTIQMMQFVIIIFTYIAAYLLNCGTSVTILYFGIFLTSLFLILFGNFYIKTYLKWTAKRPANALHTE encoded by the exons atccAATCGTTCAAACATGGCCATTTGTAAGGCCAGATTATTTACCGTTTCTTCTGACTGCTTCCTATTTGCTTTTCATAAAAGTCCTTGGTCCTCAACTTATGAAAACGCGACAACCATTTGGTCTCCGGCATCTGTTGATTGTGTATAATTTTTGGATTGTTATCATGTATGTTGGATGCGTGGCTACA GCTGTGTCCGTCGCTTGGATAATGTACGTGTTGAAATATGTTGAATATGCTGATACG atattttttgtactccgaaaaaaatttaatcaaataactAACCTGCATTTAATACATCACACACTGGTTCCTGTTGCGTTCTGGTTTGCCCTACGAACTGAAACTT GTGGATTCCACATAATTACGGGCATGATCAATTCCATTGTGCAcgtaataatgtattcatattacgGGTTAACAGCTATTGGTCCAGAAGTTCAGAAATATTTGTGGTGGAAGAAGTACCTTACGACCATACAAATG ATGCAGTTCGTCATCATTATTTTCACCTACATAGCAGCATATCTCCTTAACTGTGGAACATCAGTGACAATTCTGTACTTTGGTATTTTTCTCACAAGTCTCTTTCTCATTCTTTTTGGCAATTTCTACATTAAAACTTACCTAAAGTGGACTGCAAAACGACCTGCTAATGCACTGCATACAGAATGA
- the LOC129216218 gene encoding elongation of very long chain fatty acids protein AAEL008004-like isoform X1, giving the protein MMEAWKHFTFELEPGDPIVQTWPFVRPDYLPFLLTASYLLFIKVLGPQLMKTRQPFGLRHLLIVYNFWIVIMYVGCVATLFYKFCTTDSIYVICKKKQVSDSHHYYTAVSVAWIMYVLKYVEYADTIFFVLRKKFNQITNLHLIHHTLVPVAFWFALRTETCGFHIITGMINSIVHVIMYSYYGLTAIGPEVQKYLWWKKYLTTIQMMQFVIIIFTYIAAYLLNCGTSVTILYFGIFLTSLFLILFGNFYIKTYLKWTAKRPANALHTE; this is encoded by the exons atccAATCGTTCAAACATGGCCATTTGTAAGGCCAGATTATTTACCGTTTCTTCTGACTGCTTCCTATTTGCTTTTCATAAAAGTCCTTGGTCCTCAACTTATGAAAACGCGACAACCATTTGGTCTCCGGCATCTGTTGATTGTGTATAATTTTTGGATTGTTATCATGTATGTTGGATGCGTGGCTACA CTGTTCTACAAGTTTTGTACAACTGATTCAATTTATGTGATTTGCAAGAAAAAACAGGTCTCCGACAGTCATCATTACTACACA GCTGTGTCCGTCGCTTGGATAATGTACGTGTTGAAATATGTTGAATATGCTGATACG atattttttgtactccgaaaaaaatttaatcaaataactAACCTGCATTTAATACATCACACACTGGTTCCTGTTGCGTTCTGGTTTGCCCTACGAACTGAAACTT GTGGATTCCACATAATTACGGGCATGATCAATTCCATTGTGCAcgtaataatgtattcatattacgGGTTAACAGCTATTGGTCCAGAAGTTCAGAAATATTTGTGGTGGAAGAAGTACCTTACGACCATACAAATG ATGCAGTTCGTCATCATTATTTTCACCTACATAGCAGCATATCTCCTTAACTGTGGAACATCAGTGACAATTCTGTACTTTGGTATTTTTCTCACAAGTCTCTTTCTCATTCTTTTTGGCAATTTCTACATTAAAACTTACCTAAAGTGGACTGCAAAACGACCTGCTAATGCACTGCATACAGAATGA